A stretch of Coccidioides posadasii str. Silveira chromosome 2, complete sequence DNA encodes these proteins:
- the DBP3_1 gene encoding RNA-dependent ATPase, variant 2 (EggNog:ENOG410PGQU~COG:A) — MAKRPLQTEANVERLPSELKRRKKKNSLKVTPGTVIGQNSKSRRNIPDGNDKRASDSRYLPTPELSALPQSTIDEYLSSNSIHIADPSTDPSLRPITSFSFLPESSNDLYLPLEKFSSPTPIQAVSWPLAFAGRDLIGVAETGSGKTLAFGLPCLRRVLELNNSETSCKPCALIITPTRELAVQIYDQLLRFSSVVDVGIACIYGGSPKDHQRREIRNASVVIATPGRLKDFQADQTINLSGVKYLVLDEADRMLDKGFEQDIQDIVKGIPSTQKRQTIMFTATWPIGVRNLAASFTKNPVTVTIGDSSDIRANKRIKQIVEVLQPYEKDSRLLELLRRYQDGAKNNHRILVFCLYKKEAMRVERFIGSKGFKVAGIHGDMSQTERFRSLEAFKSGSISLLVATDVAARGLDIPAVKLVLNVTFPLTIEDYVHRIGRYVQTSFLGLYITLKKNLGRAVQVLKGLLLPSLPNGTRRYLAR, encoded by the exons ATGGCGAAGCGCCCTCTTCAAACCGAGGCAAATGTGGAACGTTTACCCAGCGAgctgaagaggaggaaaaagaagaactcCCTGAAAGTCACTCCAGGTACTGTGATCGGTCAGAATAGCAAGAGCCGTCGTAACATACCTGATGGGAACGACAAGCGAGCTTCCGATAGTCGGTATCTTCCAACTCCAGAACTCAGCGCTCTCCCACAGTCAACAATCGATGAGTACCTTAGTTCCAACTCCATCCACATCGCTGATCCATCTACCGATCCCTCACTGCGACCGATAACTTCCTTCTCCTTCCTTCCTGAGTCTTCAAATGATCTGTACCTTCCGCTCGAAAAGTTTTCATCACCCACTCCCATTCAGGCTGTGTCCTGGCCATTGGCCTTCGCCGGTCGGGATTTGATTGGAGTAGCAGAAACTGGAAGCGGGAAAACTCTTGCGTTTGGTTTGCCATGCTTGCGGAGAGTTCTAGAGTTGAATAATTCTGAGACATCCTGTAAACCATGTGCTCTCATAATCACACCGACCAGGGAGCTTGCAGTGCAAATATACGATCAACTTCTGAGGTTTAGTTCCGTCGTAGACGTGGGCATTGCATGTATATACGGAGGCTCCCCGAAAGACCACCAACGTCGAGAAATAAGGAATGCATCTGTTGTGATTGCAACCCCGGGAAGGCTGAAAGATTTCCAAGCAGACCAAACGATCAATTTATCAGGGGTTAAATACCTAGTGTTGGACGAGGCGGACAGGATGCTAGATAAAGGTTTCGAACAGGACATACAGGACATTGTTAAGGGAATACCTTCCACGCAGAAACGACAAACCATTATGTTTACCGCAACCTGGCCTATAGGCGTGAGAAATCTTGCTGCGTCGTTCACCAAAAACCCTGTGACTGTCACAATTGGAGACTCATCGGATATTCGAGCAAATAAACGCATCAAACAGATAGTGGAAGTTTTGCAGCCTTACGAAAAAGATAGCCGACTCCTAGAACTGCTGCGAAGATACCAGGATGGTGCGAAGAATAATCATAGAATTCTGGTGTTTTGTCTATATAAGAAAGAAGCTATGCGAGTCGAGCGGTTCATTGGCTCCAAAGGATTCAAAGTTGCTGGCATCCACGGAGATATGAGCCAAACTGAACGCTTCAGAAGTCTGGAGGCGTTCAAATCCGGTTCCATCTCACTCCTAGTTGCAACTGATGTGGCAGCCCGCGGGCTAGATATTCCCGCTGTCAAGCTTGTGCTCAACGTAACATTTCCCTTGACAATCGAAGACTACGTGCACCGCATCGGAAGGTATGTACAAACGTCATTTCTCGGTCTCTACATAACattaaaaaagaatttaGGACGGGCCGTGCAGGTGCTGAAGGGCTTGCTATTACCCTCTTTACCGAACGGGACAAGGCGTTATCTGGCCC GTTAA
- the DBP3_1 gene encoding RNA-dependent ATPase (EggNog:ENOG410PGQU~COG:A) has product MAKRPLQTEANVERLPSELKRRKKKNSLKVTPGTVIGQNSKSRRNIPDGNDKRASDSRYLPTPELSALPQSTIDEYLSSNSIHIADPSTDPSLRPITSFSFLPESSNDLYLPLEKFSSPTPIQAVSWPLAFAGRDLIGVAETGSGKTLAFGLPCLRRVLELNNSETSCKPCALIITPTRELAVQIYDQLLRFSSVVDVGIACIYGGSPKDHQRREIRNASVVIATPGRLKDFQADQTINLSGVKYLVLDEADRMLDKGFEQDIQDIVKGIPSTQKRQTIMFTATWPIGVRNLAASFTKNPVTVTIGDSSDIRANKRIKQIVEVLQPYEKDSRLLELLRRYQDGAKNNHRILVFCLYKKEAMRVERFIGSKGFKVAGIHGDMSQTERFRSLEAFKSGSISLLVATDVAARGLDIPAVKLVLNVTFPLTIEDYVHRIGRTGRAGAEGLAITLFTERDKALSGPLINVLRAADQDVPESLLKFGATVKKKQHESYGAFFREMDTTKVASRIKFED; this is encoded by the exons ATGGCGAAGCGCCCTCTTCAAACCGAGGCAAATGTGGAACGTTTACCCAGCGAgctgaagaggaggaaaaagaagaactcCCTGAAAGTCACTCCAGGTACTGTGATCGGTCAGAATAGCAAGAGCCGTCGTAACATACCTGATGGGAACGACAAGCGAGCTTCCGATAGTCGGTATCTTCCAACTCCAGAACTCAGCGCTCTCCCACAGTCAACAATCGATGAGTACCTTAGTTCCAACTCCATCCACATCGCTGATCCATCTACCGATCCCTCACTGCGACCGATAACTTCCTTCTCCTTCCTTCCTGAGTCTTCAAATGATCTGTACCTTCCGCTCGAAAAGTTTTCATCACCCACTCCCATTCAGGCTGTGTCCTGGCCATTGGCCTTCGCCGGTCGGGATTTGATTGGAGTAGCAGAAACTGGAAGCGGGAAAACTCTTGCGTTTGGTTTGCCATGCTTGCGGAGAGTTCTAGAGTTGAATAATTCTGAGACATCCTGTAAACCATGTGCTCTCATAATCACACCGACCAGGGAGCTTGCAGTGCAAATATACGATCAACTTCTGAGGTTTAGTTCCGTCGTAGACGTGGGCATTGCATGTATATACGGAGGCTCCCCGAAAGACCACCAACGTCGAGAAATAAGGAATGCATCTGTTGTGATTGCAACCCCGGGAAGGCTGAAAGATTTCCAAGCAGACCAAACGATCAATTTATCAGGGGTTAAATACCTAGTGTTGGACGAGGCGGACAGGATGCTAGATAAAGGTTTCGAACAGGACATACAGGACATTGTTAAGGGAATACCTTCCACGCAGAAACGACAAACCATTATGTTTACCGCAACCTGGCCTATAGGCGTGAGAAATCTTGCTGCGTCGTTCACCAAAAACCCTGTGACTGTCACAATTGGAGACTCATCGGATATTCGAGCAAATAAACGCATCAAACAGATAGTGGAAGTTTTGCAGCCTTACGAAAAAGATAGCCGACTCCTAGAACTGCTGCGAAGATACCAGGATGGTGCGAAGAATAATCATAGAATTCTGGTGTTTTGTCTATATAAGAAAGAAGCTATGCGAGTCGAGCGGTTCATTGGCTCCAAAGGATTCAAAGTTGCTGGCATCCACGGAGATATGAGCCAAACTGAACGCTTCAGAAGTCTGGAGGCGTTCAAATCCGGTTCCATCTCACTCCTAGTTGCAACTGATGTGGCAGCCCGCGGGCTAGATATTCCCGCTGTCAAGCTTGTGCTCAACGTAACATTTCCCTTGACAATCGAAGACTACGTGCACCGCATCGGAAG GACGGGCCGTGCAGGTGCTGAAGGGCTTGCTATTACCCTCTTTACCGAACGGGACAAGGCGTTATCTGGCCC GTTAATAAATGTTCTTCGAGCGGCTGACCAGGATGTGCCTGAGAGCCTTCTGAAATTCGGGGCGACCGTGAAGAAAAAACAGCACGAATCTTATGGGGCATTTTTCCGCGAAATGGATACAACAAAGGTAGCATCGAGGATCAAATTTGAGGACTAA